From a single Xyrauchen texanus isolate HMW12.3.18 chromosome 26, RBS_HiC_50CHRs, whole genome shotgun sequence genomic region:
- the LOC127619940 gene encoding V-type proton ATPase subunit C 1-A-like isoform X2, whose protein sequence is MRKVAQYMADVLEDTRDKVQENLLANGVDLVTYITRFQWDMAKYPIKQSLKNISEIISKQVSQIDNDLKVRASSYNSLKGNLQSLERKSVGSLMSRSLADIVKKDDFILDSEYLTTLLVVVPKMSYADWQKTYETLAEMVVPRSTVLLFEDQDSGLFSVTLFRKAIDDFKHKARENKFTVREFQYNEEEMKADKEEMNRLSTDKKKQFGPLVRWLKVNFSEAFIAWIHIKALRVFTESVLRYGLPVNFQAMLLQPSKKNMKKLREVLQDLYKHLDSSANIIDASMDIPGLNLSQQEYYPYVYYKIECNLLDFK, encoded by the exons ATGAGAAAAGTGGCCCAGTACATGGCTGATGTGTTAGAGGACACCCGAGATAAAGTTCAGGAGAATCTTTTAGCCAATGGAG TTGATCTGGTCACATATATTACACGTTTCCAGTGGGATATGGCCAAGTATCCAATTAAACAGTCCCTTAAGAACATTTCAGAGATCATCTCCAAG CAAGTGTCTCAGATTGACAATGATCTTAAAGTCAGAGCTTCATCTTATAATAGCCTTAAAGGCAACCTGCAGAGCctggagagaaagagtgt agggagtctgatGTCTAGGAGTTTGGCTGATATTGTcaagaaagatgattttattctAGACTCTGAATACCTGACTACTCTACTTGTAGTTGTTCCGAA GATGAGTTATGCTGACTGGCAGAAGACTTACGAAACTCTTGCTGAAATGGTTGTTCCAAGATCCACAGT GCTTTTATTTGAGGACCAAGACAGTGGGTTGTTTAGTGTCACACTATTCAGGAAGGCTATTGATGACTTCAAACACAAAGCAAGAGAAAACAA gttcACAGTGCGTGAATTTCAGTACAATGAAGAGGAGATGAAAGCAGACAAAGAGGAGATGAATCGGCTCTCCACAGACAAGAAGAAGCAATTT GGGCCTTTGGTACGCTGGCTTAAAGTAAACTTCAGTGAGGCCTTTATCGCATGGATACACATCAAGGCACTTCGAGTTTTTACAGAGTCCGTCTTGAG ATACGGGCTGCCCGTCAATTTCCAGGCCATGCTGTTGCAGCCCAGCAAGAAAAATATGAAGAAGCTGAGAGAAGTTTTGCAAGACCTTTACAAGCACTTGGACAGCAGTGCAAATATTATTGAT GCATCTATGGACATCCCAGGCCTGAATCTCAGCCAGCAGGAGTACTATCCATATGTTTACTACAAGATTGAATGCAACCTCCTAGACTTCAAATAG
- the LOC127619940 gene encoding V-type proton ATPase subunit C 1-A-like isoform X1: MTEFWLISAPGEKTCQQTWDKMSMATAHINNLSTNHKFNIPDLKVGTLDILVGLSDELAKLDAFVESVMRKVAQYMADVLEDTRDKVQENLLANGVDLVTYITRFQWDMAKYPIKQSLKNISEIISKQVSQIDNDLKVRASSYNSLKGNLQSLERKSVGSLMSRSLADIVKKDDFILDSEYLTTLLVVVPKMSYADWQKTYETLAEMVVPRSTVLLFEDQDSGLFSVTLFRKAIDDFKHKARENKFTVREFQYNEEEMKADKEEMNRLSTDKKKQFGPLVRWLKVNFSEAFIAWIHIKALRVFTESVLRYGLPVNFQAMLLQPSKKNMKKLREVLQDLYKHLDSSANIIDASMDIPGLNLSQQEYYPYVYYKIECNLLDFK, encoded by the exons ATGACAGAGTTCTGGTTGATCTCTGCTCCTGGAGAAAAGACCTGCCAGCAGACATGGGACAAGATGAGCATGGCCACAGCCCACATCAACAACCTGTCCACTAACCACAAGTTCAACATTCCTGACCTTAAA GTTGGGACTCTGGATATCCTTGTAGGGCTGTCAGATGAGCTTGCCAAATTGGACGCTTTCGTCGAGAG TGTAATGAGAAAAGTGGCCCAGTACATGGCTGATGTGTTAGAGGACACCCGAGATAAAGTTCAGGAGAATCTTTTAGCCAATGGAG TTGATCTGGTCACATATATTACACGTTTCCAGTGGGATATGGCCAAGTATCCAATTAAACAGTCCCTTAAGAACATTTCAGAGATCATCTCCAAG CAAGTGTCTCAGATTGACAATGATCTTAAAGTCAGAGCTTCATCTTATAATAGCCTTAAAGGCAACCTGCAGAGCctggagagaaagagtgt agggagtctgatGTCTAGGAGTTTGGCTGATATTGTcaagaaagatgattttattctAGACTCTGAATACCTGACTACTCTACTTGTAGTTGTTCCGAA GATGAGTTATGCTGACTGGCAGAAGACTTACGAAACTCTTGCTGAAATGGTTGTTCCAAGATCCACAGT GCTTTTATTTGAGGACCAAGACAGTGGGTTGTTTAGTGTCACACTATTCAGGAAGGCTATTGATGACTTCAAACACAAAGCAAGAGAAAACAA gttcACAGTGCGTGAATTTCAGTACAATGAAGAGGAGATGAAAGCAGACAAAGAGGAGATGAATCGGCTCTCCACAGACAAGAAGAAGCAATTT GGGCCTTTGGTACGCTGGCTTAAAGTAAACTTCAGTGAGGCCTTTATCGCATGGATACACATCAAGGCACTTCGAGTTTTTACAGAGTCCGTCTTGAG ATACGGGCTGCCCGTCAATTTCCAGGCCATGCTGTTGCAGCCCAGCAAGAAAAATATGAAGAAGCTGAGAGAAGTTTTGCAAGACCTTTACAAGCACTTGGACAGCAGTGCAAATATTATTGAT GCATCTATGGACATCCCAGGCCTGAATCTCAGCCAGCAGGAGTACTATCCATATGTTTACTACAAGATTGAATGCAACCTCCTAGACTTCAAATAG